The nucleotide window TGGGCAGTGCTGGCTTTCTGCTGATCTTCTTAGGGGTCAACGTGGCCGCGGTTCGCTTGGCGAAAGAGACCGGCGGGCGACGCTGGATTTCCGCTCTGGCTGCCCTCAGCACTTGGGTCGCCCTGGTGGTGCTTTGCGTTGAAGTCGACGAGAACGCAGCAACTCGGAAGCATCTTTGGATTCTCTTTGGCATGATCGTTCTTTCCTTTGTCATCGAATTTGTCTACCGAGGCATTACCGGTCGCGAAATTCGCCTGGCAAAACAAAAGAATCATGCTGTGAAGGGTAGTAATGAAGTAACATGAAGGCTGACCCCTTCGTCAGATCCTCTTCGATGTTCAGAAAGCCTCTCATGCGAAGCGTTGCTCTTAGCCTGCTGTGCATTTGGCTCGTTGCCGTCGCCGCAAGTCCGGTTCTTGCCCAGCAACCGCCCCGTCCGCGGCTCTTGGTGCTAACCGACATCGGGGGCGATCCCGACGACCAGCAGTCGATGGTTCGCTTGATGGTGTACGTGAATCAGTTTCGCATCGAAGGTCTCGTCGCATCCGCTTCCGGGACGCCAGGCGAACTGAAAGAAGCGATCACCCAGCCGCAGCTCATCCGCGAAATCGTCGAAGCCTACGGCCAGGTCCGCACGAATCTTGCTAAGCACGAAGCCAACTGGCCGGAAGCGAAACAACTGCTCGCCTGCATCAAGTCTGGCAATCCGCAGCGAGGGCGCAAGCATATCGGCGATAAGCACGACACCGAAGGTTCACGGTTTCTGATCGAGAGGATCGATGCCGGCACCCAGGACGATCCCCTCCACATCGCCATCTGGGGAGGCCAAACCGATCTCGCCCAGGCACTCTATCGCGTCCAGCACGATCGCACCCCGGCCCAGTACGAAGCGTTCGTCCACAAGTTCCGCGTCTACGACATCGCCGATCAGGATGGCATCGCCGATTGGATGCACGGCGAGTTCCCCGGCCTGTTCTACATCCTCAGCAAAGCCCCCCAGGGAGAAGACCGCCGCCAGGCAACCTTTCGCGGGATGTACCTGACCGGCGACATTTCGCTGACCAGCCGCGAGTGGATCGACCAGAACATCCGCTCGCAGGGACCGCTCGGCAAGCTCTATCCCACCAAGACCTGGACCAGCCCCAATCCGCACGGCTGCTTGAAGGAAGGGGACACGCCGTCGTGGTTCTTTTTCCTGCCGGCCGGCGGCAACCAGCCCAGCGATCCGGCCAAGCCCGGCTGGGGCGGCCAATACCAATTGGCGGAAGATGGCTGGTACCGCGATATCCCCAGTAGCAGTGGCGACCCGCGCGAGTCGGTCTCGCGCCACCGGCCTGACTTCCAACAGGATTTTGCCCGGCGAATGGCCTGGTGCAACGATTAGTCTCTCGATCACACTTTTCACTTTCAGCAGTACTCGGAGAAGCGTGCGATGAAGAACCTATTAGCAGCGGCGATCCTTTTATTAGCTGGTCTGATCAGCCCTGGTCTCGTTTCCGCGGAAGACCCTGCGCCGGA belongs to Blastopirellula marina and includes:
- a CDS encoding DUF1593 domain-containing protein, encoding MRSVALSLLCIWLVAVAASPVLAQQPPRPRLLVLTDIGGDPDDQQSMVRLMVYVNQFRIEGLVASASGTPGELKEAITQPQLIREIVEAYGQVRTNLAKHEANWPEAKQLLACIKSGNPQRGRKHIGDKHDTEGSRFLIERIDAGTQDDPLHIAIWGGQTDLAQALYRVQHDRTPAQYEAFVHKFRVYDIADQDGIADWMHGEFPGLFYILSKAPQGEDRRQATFRGMYLTGDISLTSREWIDQNIRSQGPLGKLYPTKTWTSPNPHGCLKEGDTPSWFFFLPAGGNQPSDPAKPGWGGQYQLAEDGWYRDIPSSSGDPRESVSRHRPDFQQDFARRMAWCND